The genomic stretch GACTGCGCTGTGGCGTGCGGTGCAGCACTTTTAAACTGCGTGGGCCGTGGTCGGTTTGGATTTTCCAAATCGCACCACCCTTGTCTGGCTTGGTGGTGATCAAAAGCATGTCGCTGACCGTCATGTCGTATTCTTTGACGACCTCATGTGTCATCGCTTCTAACTCCGGCGGGACGGTCGGCACATCGCCTTCCACGTCTCCCCACGGCTGTATCAGCCATTGTTCCATGGGCTTCCCTTCCTTTTGTATGCATTTTCTATCAGTGTATTTGCAGGACTGCGCTCTCGTAACGGACAGGCAACCAGAGGCTCTTGGAATTGGTTGGGTGCTATGCTATTGTGGAAGAAATCAGAAAATAGTGGAACGTAGGCGTCTGCCTGCGCAGCGGTTCGAAGTGGTGGATGTTCTTGGGTCGAAAAGGAGGGTCAATGAAATGTACATGCGAAACGAAGCAGCAATCGCGCTTTCTTGCCTGCGCTGTGGGAACGAGTATGAACTGAACGATTATACAACTGGCTGCCCGTCCTGTTTGGGAGAAGGTTACCCGGTCTCGCTGGAGGTGAAGTATGCAGCGGTGGAGTGGAGCGTCGATGCGACGAAACGCGGGATGCAACGTTTTGCTGACAAGCTCCCGTACCGCACGTTTCCAATGCTCGGAGAAGGGGACACGCCGTTGCTTCCTTTGGCCGATCTGGCCACAGAGCTTGGCGTGCAGGAGTTGTGGTTGAAAAATGAAGGGCAGAACCCGACCGGTTCACATAAAGATCGGATGAGCGCACTGGTCGTCGCACGGGCCAAAGCGAGCGGGTACACGACGGTCGTCGCCGCTTCGAGCGGCAATGCAGGCGCGTCGCTGGCCGCTTATGCAGCGGCGGCCGGGTTGCGCTGTGTGGTGGTCACCACCGTGGGGATGAACCCGATTTGGGCCCAGGCGGTGCGGGCGACAGGGGCGGAACTGGTCGCAGCGCACGATGCGAAACTGCGCTGGAAATATATGCGGCGCATGGTCGAGGAAGAGGGCTGGTATCCGGTGACCAACTATCTCGATCCGCCGACGGGCAGCAATCTGTTTGGCGTGCAAGGCTATAAGACGTGCGGGCATGAGATCGCTGAAGCGTTTGCAGGAAATGCACCGACGGCCATCGTCGTGCCGACTTCGCGCGGCGATTTGCTGTGGGGGATCTGGCGTGGCTTGCAGGAAGCTCGCGATGCAGGCTGGATCGCGACTTTGCCGCGTCTTTATGCGGCAGAACCGTTTGGTCGCTTATCACGAGTGCTGGCAGGAGCGGACTACCGAGGTAATTTTCCAGGGGATCACAGCAGCACTGAGTCGATCGGTGGCTCTACTGTGACCTTCCAATCGCTGGTCGCCCTGAAAGAGTCGGGTGGGGGTGCGGTCGATGTCTGTGGAAAAGACGCTTTGCAGGCGCAAAACAAATTGGCGCGGCGCGGTCTGTATCTGGAGAGTTCATCGGCGATCGTTTGGGCGGCCGTTCAGCAACTGAAAGACAGCGGTCAGCTCGGTGCGCAAGACCGAGTGGTACTTGTTGGCACATCGAACGGGTATAAAGACCATTATTTTGCACAATTGCCCGCAATCGACGTGATCGACGCAGACTAGTGGGTTGCTTCAAGCAGCGCAGGTAAAAGTTGCGGCTTGAACTTTCCTTTCCTTCATCTGTAAACTAATAACGAGAATAATAGGCTTCGAGACTGGAAAGCGAGGAGAGAGCTATGCGTAAATGGTTGCGAAACATGATCGCTGGACTGTTGAGTGCAGCCATGCTCTTGCCGGGGACTTCCGGGTTTGCAGCGGACGGCAAGTTTAACATGTCCTATCTTTATTTTGGTAGTACGTCTACGTATGTGCAGACCGTAGAACGTACAAAAGGTGCACTACATGTAGTGTCTCCCGATTTCTTCAATCTTAACGCAGATGGCTCATTGAAACTGACAACCAAGCTGTCCACATCATTTATAGCGGAGATGCACAAGCGCAACATCAAAGTGGTGCCGTTCCTGAGCAATCATTGGGATCGGGAGTTGGGGCGACGTGCTTTGCAAAACCGTGAACAGTTGTCCACGCAAATCGCCAACGCGATCGCGACGTACAACTTGGACGGTATCAACGTGGACATCGAAAATTTGACAGAGACCGACCGTGCTGCCTACACCGACATGGTGCGTCTCATCAACTCGAAAATTCCGGCCCATAAGGAAGTGTCGGTGGCGGTGGCCGCCAATCCGTTCGGTTCGAATGTGGGCTGGAAAGGCTCTTATGATTACAAGCAGTTGGCGGCTTACAGCGACTATCTGATGATCATGGCGTATGACGAAAACTATTCGGGGGATCTTACGCCTGGCCCAGTCGCAAGTGATGCATTTGTGAAGCGATCGATCGAATACGCGCTGAACCAAGGTGTGTCCAAAGAGAAAGTGGTGCTCGGCATCCCGTTCTTCGGGCGGGCATGGAGCGCAGACGGCACGATGAACGGCGCTGGGGTTTCAAACTGGCGCGTGCCGGAGCTGGTGAAAAAGTATGGTGGGCGCATCGTGTACGATGCACCAACCAAGTCGGCCAAAGCAACGTTTACAGTCGCGCCGGGCGATGAGGTGACGGTGATCGGAAGCACGACATTTTCGGCTGGAACCTATACGATCTGGTTTGAAAATGAAGCGTCGATCAAGGAAAAACTACGCTTGGTCGGTCAGTATGACATCAAAGGCACCGGCTCCTGGAGTTTGACCCAAGAAGAAGCAGGTACGTGGGACTATTATTCGCGATGGCTGAATGGACGATTCTTCATTGACACGGAGAAGCATTGGGCCGCTCAGGACATCCTGGCCATGCTTGATAAGGGCTGGATGGTCGGCACTTCGCCGCTGAAATTTTCGCCGGAACAGCGGTTGACTCGTGCACAAGCTGCCGTCATTCTCGTCAAAGCGGCAGGTCTTGAAGATCAGTCTGCGCCGAATGCAGGTTTTCGCGATGTGCCGTCCGGCTTTTGGGCGAAGCGTCACATCGACATCGCCAAACGGGCGGGCTTTATCACAGGGAAGGAATACAACCTGTTTGCGCCCGATCAGCAGGTGTCCCGTGAGGAGATCGCCTCGATGCTGGCACGCATTCTGAACCTACAGATGGAGCCGGAAAGCGAGCCGCCGTTTTCTGATGTGCAGGGCGGCTGGTCATACGATGCGGTGCTTGCGATGAAGCAGGCAGGAATTTTGAACGGATTTGAAGATGGTACCTTCCATCCGAAAGACGGCACTTCTCGTGCGGAGATGGCGTCGCTGATGAACCGGATTGGAGATCGACTGAACGAGCACAACAATTGATGTACAGCTACCTTGCGCTTTTATCGCGCAAGGTTTTTTTTGTGCGCGCAGCCAAAAAGGCGAGTCACTGCAACAAGTGGAAGAGCTGGCTGAGCGGCCCTCTGTTCAGCGTACGGACCAGCGGACGGCAAAAATCATGCAGAGAACGGTTCGAGGATTCATTTAATAAACGAAGGAACTGTGTAGTGCTTGGCGAACTAAAGAAATGTGTACTCGTTTCTAAATAGCCGGTTGCCTTCAACTGAGTAGCGCTATTTTTCCTATCCGAACACGACTTGATGCCTGTGCAATCGTATCGAGCGGGCCTGCTGCCGAAGCAGAATTTTCTACCGCCTATTGCCAAGCAGGGTGAAACGGCATAAACTCAATTTATCACTTCGTTTATTAACTTTGATCCAACCAACCTGAAAGCGCAACTGCACGAGTTGGAGGATCTATGAAAATAGCATAACCTCTGCTCTCATTTCGGCGGATCGAAAGCTGTATGCCGCTGCAAGTGAGTGAGGTCACACGGTAAAAGGGGAACGATGAAGGATCATCACTGGGAGGATACTACATGAGTCAAAAAAAATCGATGTTTGCGCCGGTCAAGCAGCGTTCGTTTCGGAACCTGTTTATCGGCTCCCTGTTTTCCGATTCGGCGAACTGGCTAGACATGACAGCGCTTGCGGTCGTCATCGCCTACGAATGGGGTATGGGGGCGACACAGATCGCCTCGATGATGATCGTGCTGGCGATTCCATGGATCTTTATCGGCCCCGTAGTCGCCGTCTGGGCGGATCGATTGCCGCGCCGGGCACTGATGGTCACCTGTGTGCTGATCCGCGCTGTGCTGATCTTGGGACTGTTCTTCGTACCGAATCTCTATGCGATGCTGGCTCTCGTCTTCCTGCGGGCGACGGTGGCGACATTGTACAATCCGGCGCGTATGTCGGCGATCCGTACGTTGGTCGCGGATGACATGTTGCCGCAAGCGCTGTCGCTTGGGCAGATGTCGATGTACCTCACTCAAGTCGGGGCTCCGATGCTGGGTGGCGCATTGATCCCGTTGATCGGTGCACGTCAGGTGTTTTTGGTAGAGATCGTTTTCCTGCTCGTGGCCGTGGCGTTTATCGCGATGTTGCCCCCGCTGCGAAGCGAAGCGGTCGATGGTGATCGCAGCCCGCACTTCTGGACGCAGTTTATGGAAGGGATCGTGCATGTGAAGTCGAAGCGTATTCTGTCCGTTTCGATCGTCCTGATGTCGATCGGCATGTTCATCGTTCTGTTGTATGACGGCATGCTCGTCATCTGGACGAAAGATATTGGGCTTGGCGAGCACGCGTTCGGTTATCTGGTCTCCGCGCTCGGTATCGGCTCGGTCGTAGGCGCCTTCGCGATGGGGTCAATTCCGAGATGGCACGAAAAGCCGCTGCACGCGCTGGTTGCGCTGGCTATGGTCTGCGGCCTGCTCGACGTGGTGATCGGCCTGGGCGGACTGGGCTACATCAATGCAGGGTTGGCGATGTGGTTCGTCTACTTCTTGTTCTTTGGGATCTTCTCCGCTGCGGCGACCATTCCGTTTTCCTACATCATTCAAAAGGAAACGCCGAAGCATCTGATCGCACGCGTGAGTGGCGTTTCGACCGCTACTCAGGCCGCGTCGATGCTGCTCGCCCCGGCGGTCGGTGCATGGATGACTTCGCTCATCGGCATCGGTGGCACCTTTGCGGCGGCAGGTTTGTTCATGGCGATCATCGCCGTGCTCGTGTTGCTGATGCTCAACCGCATCTTACAGGAGAAAAAAGGTGTAGGCGGTGAAACGACCGCACCTTCAGCGTAAGACGACAGGTCAGGCCCCTTATGGGGCCTGATTTCGTTAGGAGGATGGTTGGGACGCGAGGAGCTGTCACCTTTTCGAGCCTTACAGACTAGGAATACGCGAATGCAGGGATGTTGAGCCAGATCGTTTGGGCACAAGAAGGTGTGGCTACTTGCCAAGGATGCTCTTGGCCATCTGTGATCTGCAAACGAGCAGTAAACACGATTTGAAAGAGGTGAGTTCCCATGAAACGATTGTGCATCATCCCCTGCGGCTCCCGTAAAATTTGGGATCAGCATCCCGATTTTGCAGGGCCTGCCGAGGCGCAACACACCTATACAGGCACCTTGCATAAACTTTGCCAAGCTTATGCAAAAAAGTTTTTTGGCGACGATTGGCTGATCCTTTCGGCCAAACACGGATTGCTTCGTCCCGAGGACATCGTGTCAGAAAACTACGATGTCCGCTTCACCTCTAACAACCCGCTACGTCACGTCTCTTTGCAGGCGTTCATGCGGCAGGTTGAAGAGAAAGGGCTCACCGCCTATGATGACATCACCATTCTCGGCGGCAAAAAATACACGCTGATCGTGCCAGCGATCTTTGGTAACACCCGCACCTAC from Tumebacillus algifaecis encodes the following:
- a CDS encoding glycosyl hydrolase family 18 protein, whose amino-acid sequence is MRKWLRNMIAGLLSAAMLLPGTSGFAADGKFNMSYLYFGSTSTYVQTVERTKGALHVVSPDFFNLNADGSLKLTTKLSTSFIAEMHKRNIKVVPFLSNHWDRELGRRALQNREQLSTQIANAIATYNLDGINVDIENLTETDRAAYTDMVRLINSKIPAHKEVSVAVAANPFGSNVGWKGSYDYKQLAAYSDYLMIMAYDENYSGDLTPGPVASDAFVKRSIEYALNQGVSKEKVVLGIPFFGRAWSADGTMNGAGVSNWRVPELVKKYGGRIVYDAPTKSAKATFTVAPGDEVTVIGSTTFSAGTYTIWFENEASIKEKLRLVGQYDIKGTGSWSLTQEEAGTWDYYSRWLNGRFFIDTEKHWAAQDILAMLDKGWMVGTSPLKFSPEQRLTRAQAAVILVKAAGLEDQSAPNAGFRDVPSGFWAKRHIDIAKRAGFITGKEYNLFAPDQQVSREEIASMLARILNLQMEPESEPPFSDVQGGWSYDAVLAMKQAGILNGFEDGTFHPKDGTSRAEMASLMNRIGDRLNEHNN
- a CDS encoding threonine synthase, with translation MYMRNEAAIALSCLRCGNEYELNDYTTGCPSCLGEGYPVSLEVKYAAVEWSVDATKRGMQRFADKLPYRTFPMLGEGDTPLLPLADLATELGVQELWLKNEGQNPTGSHKDRMSALVVARAKASGYTTVVAASSGNAGASLAAYAAAAGLRCVVVTTVGMNPIWAQAVRATGAELVAAHDAKLRWKYMRRMVEEEGWYPVTNYLDPPTGSNLFGVQGYKTCGHEIAEAFAGNAPTAIVVPTSRGDLLWGIWRGLQEARDAGWIATLPRLYAAEPFGRLSRVLAGADYRGNFPGDHSSTESIGGSTVTFQSLVALKESGGGAVDVCGKDALQAQNKLARRGLYLESSSAIVWAAVQQLKDSGQLGAQDRVVLVGTSNGYKDHYFAQLPAIDVIDAD
- a CDS encoding MFS transporter, with protein sequence MSQKKSMFAPVKQRSFRNLFIGSLFSDSANWLDMTALAVVIAYEWGMGATQIASMMIVLAIPWIFIGPVVAVWADRLPRRALMVTCVLIRAVLILGLFFVPNLYAMLALVFLRATVATLYNPARMSAIRTLVADDMLPQALSLGQMSMYLTQVGAPMLGGALIPLIGARQVFLVEIVFLLVAVAFIAMLPPLRSEAVDGDRSPHFWTQFMEGIVHVKSKRILSVSIVLMSIGMFIVLLYDGMLVIWTKDIGLGEHAFGYLVSALGIGSVVGAFAMGSIPRWHEKPLHALVALAMVCGLLDVVIGLGGLGYINAGLAMWFVYFLFFGIFSAAATIPFSYIIQKETPKHLIARVSGVSTATQAASMLLAPAVGAWMTSLIGIGGTFAAAGLFMAIIAVLVLLMLNRILQEKKGVGGETTAPSA
- a CDS encoding DUF6884 domain-containing protein, coding for MKRLCIIPCGSRKIWDQHPDFAGPAEAQHTYTGTLHKLCQAYAKKFFGDDWLILSAKHGLLRPEDIVSENYDVRFTSNNPLRHVSLQAFMRQVEEKGLTAYDDITILGGKKYTLIVPAIFGNTRTYHMPLQGCKGIGFMLQRLKRALAEGKELADDN